One segment of Meriones unguiculatus strain TT.TT164.6M chromosome X, Bangor_MerUng_6.1, whole genome shotgun sequence DNA contains the following:
- the Zbtb33 gene encoding transcriptional regulator Kaiso: MESKKLISATDIQYSSNLLNSLNEQRGHGLFCDVTVIVEDRKFRAHKNILSASSTYFHQLFSVAGQVVELSFIRAEIFAEILNYMYSSKIVRVRADLLDELIKSGQLLGVKFIAELGVPLSQVKNISAQDGSAETLPPGSNDKSLDIEKSKDETQDNGATVMPIITESFSLSAEDYEMKKIIVTDSDDDDDDVIFCSEILPAKEDFPSNNTVTQVQPNPAPVAISEVTPCASNNSPTLASITPTQKLLTPVNQATLSQTQGNEELLVSSASTRLTPNIILLNQAPLPAPASVSSALPNHMSSSISLLVQNQQTTNSAVLTGNKANEEEEEEIIDDDDVTISSSPDSAVSNTSLVPQADTSKSTTFDGSLTQKIQIPILLQEPPSNSIKISDVITTNTNDPGLGSKHVMEGQKIITLDTATEIEGLSTGCKVYANIGEDTYDIVIPVKDDPDKGETKLENELPKTSGSEPANKRMKVKHDDHYELIVDGKVYYICIVCKRSYVCLTSLRRHFNIHSWEKKYPCRYCEKVFPLAEYRTKHEIHHTGERRYQCLACGKSFINYQFMSSHIKSVHSQDPSGDSKLYRLHPCKSLQIRQYAYLSDRSRPVMKDDANGYKADAGKEPPVGTTSTPQNKPMTWEDIFIQQENDSMFKQNVTDGSTEFEFIIPESY; encoded by the coding sequence ATGGAGAGTAAAAAACTGATTTCTGCTACAGACATTCAATACTCTTCAAATCTGCTGAACTCCTTGAATGAACAGCGTGGCCATGGACTCTTCTGTGATGTTACTGTTATTGTGGAAGACCGGAAATTCCGGGCCCATAAGAACATCCTTTCAGCCTCCAGTACATACTTCCATCAACTCTTCTCAGTCGCTGGGCAAGTTGTTGAACTGAGTTTTATAAGAGCTGAGATTTTTGCAGAAATTCTGAATTATATGTACAGCTCTAAAATTGTCCGTGTTCGAGCAGATTTGCTTGACGAGTTAATTAAATCGGGGCAGTTACTAGGAGTGAAATTTATAGCAGAGCTTGGTGTCCCACTGTCACAGGTTAAAAACATATCAGCACAGGATGGTTCTGCTGAGACCCTGCCTCCTGGTTCTAATGACAAAAGCCTTGATATAGAAAAGTCAAAGGATGAAACCCAAGATAATGGGGCTACGGTAATGCCCATTATAACAGAGTCTTTTTCATTATCTGCTGAAGATTATGAAATGAAAAAGATCATTGTTACTGattctgatgatgatgatgatgatgtcattTTCTGCTCTGAGATTTTGCCTGCAAAGGAAGATTTTCCAAGCAACAACACAGTGACACAGGTCCAGCCTAACCCAGCCCCTGTTGCTATTTCAGAAGTGACACCTTGTGCTAGCAATAACTCCCCCACTTTAGCAAGCATCACACCTACTCAGAAGCTCCTCACTCCTGTGAATCAGGCAACTCTTAGCCAgacacaaggaaatgaagaacTGTTGGTGTCTTCAGCTTCAACACGCCTGACTCCAAACATTATTTTGTTAAATCAGGCTCCACTTCCTGCACCAGCAAGTGTCAGTTCTGCACTTCCAAATCATATGTCCTCGTCAATCAGTTTACTTGTGCAGAACCAGCAAACAACAAACAGTGCTGTTTTGACAGGAAACAAGGCcaatgaagaggaagaggaagagattaTAGATGATGACGATGTCACTATTAGCTCTAGTCCAGACTCAGCAGTTAGTAATACATCTTTGGTTCCACAAGCTGATACCTCCAAAAGTACCACTTTTGATGGATCATTGACACAGAAGATACAGATTCCTATACTTCTTCAAGAGCCACCTTCCAATTCTATAAAAATTTCAGATGTGATCACAACAAACACTAATGATCCAGGTTTAGGATCAAAACATGTAATGGAGGGTCAGAAGATCATTACGTTAGATACGGCTACTGAGATTGAAGGCTTATCAACTGGTTGTAAGGTTTATGCAAATATTGGTGAAGATACTTATGACATAGTGATCCCTGTCAAAGATGACCCTGATAAAGGGGAGACCAAACTTGAGAATGAGCTACCAAAAACATCTGGCAGTGAGCCAGCAAACAAGCGTATGAAAGTAAAACATGATGATCACTATGAGTTAATAGTAGACGGAAAGGTCTATTATATCTGCATTGTATGCAAAAGGTCATATGTCTGTCTTACAAGCTTGCGAAGACATTTTAACATTCATTCTTGGGAGAAAAAGTATCCATGCCGTTACTGTGAGAAGGTATTTCCTCTTGCAGAATATCGTACAAAGCATGAAATTCATCACACAGGGGAGCGAAGGTATCAGTGTTTAGCATGTGGCAAATCTTTCATCAACTATCAGTTTATGTCTTCACACATAAAGTCGGTTCATAGTCAAGATCCTTCTGGGGACTCAAAGCTTTATCGCTTACATCCATGCAAGTCTTTACAGATCAGACAGTATGCATACCTTTCTGATAGGTCAAGACCTGTCATGAAGGATGATGCTAATGGGTATAAGGCTGATGCTGGAAAAGAGCCTCCAGTAGGGACCACATCTACCCCTCAAAACAAGCCAATGACCTGGGAAGATATTTTTATTCAGCAAGAAAATGATTCCATGTTTAAGCAGAATGTAACCGATGGCAGTACTGAGTTTGAATTTATAATACCAGAATCTTATTGA